A region of Anopheles merus strain MAF chromosome 2R, AmerM5.1, whole genome shotgun sequence DNA encodes the following proteins:
- the LOC121588170 gene encoding DENN domain-containing protein Crag isoform X2, with the protein MEERRVADYFVVAGMTDQPKLLKENIFNDSSHLRSTNSIDPITDIGVYFPSLGEKIPADYEILENTPSGLLADLNYGSVRTIGCFIYYRRGKDKPPLVDIGVMYEGAERIMADAEIVLSTPGDRLANVNNSSAKTFLTFRRATTDMPCNELVVTDLCVVIPSKGEKPPHAFCMIHKTLNKGIMGSDVYLCYKKSMNRPKLISYEPEILHRYPTYDHNDFPLTLCPSVPLFCLPMGTTLETWPHVPGGDGKMKRKPIQPIFSTFVLTVNDGTYKVYGSALTFYEEFSEKHLNGQQRELLDWTEESHKTHSLHVNKSICILSRWPFGDTFEKWLQFLHQLSILDEKLPVPIERYITHLLDEVPFPSPSILLQLSTLSNNRVLLTLPEDSPLPRSGAGFRQLLSNLGPENCLHVLLLVLTEQKLLIHSLRPAILTAVAEAVSSFLFPFKWQCPYIPLCPLGLAEVLHAPLPYLIGVDSRFFDLYEPPNDVTCVDLDTNNISLCESQKHLTTKLLPKRAARVLRQTLRNLEEMSQNHGCDSSNSLDRDLKKRKREQYLEQRIQEAFLQFMACTLKGYRDYLVPISKAPTIGATDPSALFRMDAFLRSRDKTNHKFFQLLMKTQMFIRFIEERSFVSDSDHNLAFFDECAEKVSAYEDTQTEIKLIEWDSGQSSERTKFILPPECQTGLSDQLYMYSSFTLDPLLLKQTRRSVIDNALQPHSSLAPGSPMARRTKHEIKTAQKLARKHQGNPELWAKHLLATCYSIYFIVLPSLISENTGREHSVLKEAYDLLSKACRLKVPCDEVCYRIMMQLCGLHNLPVLAVRLHYLMKRSGIQPNALTYGVYNRCVLEAQWPSDSILSSQMRWNRLRNIVIGAAHFKRAGKKCADRRRLSLSNENNVIGCTLQSVEGASRTSLDSGYSQAEQNVNVTLDFSAFDKLRGRIGAIVRQNTTPGHQESSDVLSSAGLLISGEANHHHKLQASAAIVSDGKESTAVYKKTPPTNSCDLSPRMLAKADSFAGDSKFIDKLQKQIKGDGIKAKRTLEFTEKEKSSTNDALNLTKETNPKGSPTKISPRTLVTQGDPLGALNDNAAIESEINCEPVDETVDPCEISNNNSIYTDQPILFKGQRSATFDDSTQLNKSMQRSETMPMTSTATSGFGSLGSTLKFNFGPSLTGKKSNEIIQSGISSIKSAASSVAKKLDDIKEAISANTTPVKTGTGLNSTIERNAHGSENDLHQHDDTTMTLNGNRSRRVSSEFDLWGRFSESRKSSYNNLVPLGENATSTSSLNAYPTFPDNIYPIIIEGREPAVDVLIEITSCSQCHNCSVLLYDEDVMAGWSAEDSNLNTTCNACSKVTVPFLNVQIISKDQNHDHREDKSSPRTSSKNQQDMISVPYLNPLVLRKELENILSEEGDLALTKTKFVEEHPIIYWNLVWFMDRIDVNTHLANLVLPNQEDDKADPLSNVKSIEVHCLWDNPRLHSEAGPAMYMLWRQNQPDSTLLKALLTDQTSINRSVMQQIIASIRCNDLLTPVKRLANERQKLKHRGVDRTHSIYRDMLFLAFVEIGRADIDLISFHREYAAVFDKLTEKECNTFYRSQDLPPSSTAIFCRVYFKPLLLP; encoded by the exons ATGGAGGAAAGGCGAGTTGCAGATTACTTTGTAGTAGCTGGAATGACCGACCAGCCAAAACTGCTAaaggaaaacattttcaacgaCTCATCGCACTTACGATCGACTAACAGTATCGATCCGATAACAGACATAGGAGTATATTTTCCTTCTCTTGGTGAAAAAATTCCTGCTGATTATGAAATCCTTGAAAACACCCCCTCGGGACTATTAGCCGATTTAAATTACGGTTCTGTGCGCACCATcggttgttttatttactatCGACGTGGAAAGGATAAGCCGCCTTTGGTCGATATAGGTGTGATGTACGAAGGCGCAGAACGTATTATGGCCGATGCCGAGATCGTTCTTAGTACACCTGGGGATCGATTGGCGAATGTGAACAACTCGTCTGCCAAAACATTTCTAACGTTTAGACgtgctaccacggatatgccTTGCAATGAACTTGTTGTAACTGATTTGTGCGTCGTGATACCTTCAAAAGGTGAAAAACCACCTCATGCTTTCTGCATGATCCACAAAACACTTAACAAAGGTATCATGGGAAGTGATGTCTATTTGTGTtataaaaaatcaatgaaCCGTCCGAAATTGATCAGCTACGAACCAGAAATTTTGCATCGTTATCCAACGTATGATCATAACGATTTTCCGTTAACGCTGTGTCCAAGTGTTCCGTTATTTTGTCTACCAATGGGTACAACTTTGGAAACGTGGCCCCATGTACCGGGAGGGGACGGAAag ATGAAAAGAAAACCCATTCAGCCTATCTTTAGTACGTTTGTTTTGACCGTTAATGATGGAACATACAAAGTCTATGGATCAGCATTAACGTTCTACGAGGAATTCAG tgaaaaacatttaaatggaCAACAGCGGGAATTACTGGATTGGACTGAGGAGTCGCATAAGACCCATTCACTGCATGTGAACAAATCCATTTGTATTTTGTCAAGATGGCCGTTTGGAGATACTTTTGAGAAATGGCTTCAATTCTTACAT CAATTATCTATTCTCGACGAAAAACTACCTGTGCCTATCGAACGGTATATCACCCATTTGCTCGATGAGGTGCCTTTTCCTTCTCCAAGCATTTTGCTACAGCTTTCTACGCTGAGTAACAATAGAGTTCTCTTGACGCTACCAGAAGATTCACCTCTGCCACGGAGTGGTGCTGGGTTTCGTCAACTTCTATCCAATCTTGGCCCTGAAAACTGTCTGCATGTGCTTTTACTGGTTTTAACAGAACAAAAGTTGCTTATACATTCATTGCGTCCAGCAATACTGACGGCAGTAGCCGAAGCTGTATCGtcgtttttatttcctttcaaaTGGCAGTGTCCATATATACCTCTATGCCCACTAGGCTTAGCGGAGGTGCTGCACGCGCCATTACCATATCTGATTGGAGTAGATTCGCGTTTTTTTGATCTGTACGAACCGCCAAACGATGTGACTTGTGTGGATCTTGATACAAATAATATCAGCCTGTGCGAATCGCAGAAACATCTGACGACCAAGTTGTTGCCGAAAAGGGCGGCTAGGGTCCTTCGCCAGACTCTGCGTAACTTGGAAGAAATGAGTCAAAATCATGGATGTGATTCAAGCAATAGCTTAGATCGAGActtgaagaagagaaaaagagaacaaTATTTAGAGCAACGGATCCAAGAAGCGTTTTTGCAGTTCATGGCATGTACTTTGAAGGGTTACAGAGATTATCTGGTACCTATATCGAAGGCGCCTACGATTGGTGCAACGGATCCTAGTGCATTGTTTCGTATGGATGCATTTCTACGATCTCGCGATAAAACAAACCATAAATTTTTTCAGCTTCTCATGAAAACACAAATGTTTATCAGATTTATCGAAGAGCGTTCATTTGTTTCGGACAGTGACCACAATTTAGCATTTTTCGATGAATGTGCCGAAAAAGTGAGTGCATACGAAGATACACAAACTGAGATAAAACTCATTGAATGGGACTCAGGACAGAGTAGTGAGCGTACTAAGTTTATTCTACCCCCCGAATGTCAGACAGGTCTGTCGGATCAATTGTATATGTACAGCTCCTTTACGCTTGACCCATTGTTGTTAAAGCAAACGCGCAGAAGTGTAATCGATAATGCACTTCAGCCACATAGTAGTCTAGCACCGGGATCTCCGATGGCGCGACGAACTAAGCATGAAATAAAAACGGCTCAAAAGCTAGCTCGTAAACATCAAGGAAATCCGGAGTTGTGGGCAAAACATTTGCTTGCCACGTGCTACTCTATATACTTCATCGTGTTACCAAGTTTGATATCAGAAAATACCGGTCGCGAACATTCGGTGCTAAAAGAGGCATACGATTTACTTAGCAAAGCCTGCAGGCTGAAGGTACCATGTGATGAAGTTTGCTACCGCATTATGATGCAACTGTGTGGATTGCACAATCTTCCTGTCTTGGCCGTTCGGTTGCATTACTTAATGAAAAGATCGGGTATTCAACCTAACGCTTTGACGTATGGTGTTTATAATCGGTGCGTTTTGGAAGCTCAGTGGCCATCAGACTCAATTTTATCTTCGCAAATGCGCTGGAATAGACTACGTAATATTGTAATTGGCGCAGCACATTTCAAACGAGCAGGCAAAAAATGCGCCGATCGTCGTCGACTCTCTTTATCAAACGAAAATAATGTGATAGGCTGTACATTACAGTCCGTCGAAGGCGCATCGAGAACTAGCCTTGATTCTGGATATTCGCAAGCAGAACAAAATGTCAATGTAACGCTCGATTTTTCGGCTTTTGACAAGCTTCGTGGAAGGATTGGAGCAATTGTAAGGCAAAATACAACCCCTGGACATCAAGAATCTTCTGACGTACTATCGAGTGCTGGATTATTGATTAGCGGCGAAGCGAACCATCATCACAAACTACAGGCCAGTGCCGCAATTGTAAGTGATGGCAAAGAATCAACTGctgtatataaaaaaacaccacctACAAACTCTTGCGACCTTAGTCCGCGCATGCTAGCAAAAGCTGATAGTTTTGCGGGAGACTCGAAATTTATAGATAAGTTacaaaagcaaatcaaagGCGATGGAATTAAAGCAAAGAGGACACTCGAGTTtactgaaaaagaaaaaagtagtACTAATGACGCGTTAAATTTGACAAAGGAAACTAATCCAAAGGGCAGTCCCACAAA AATATCGCCTCGCACACTGGTCACGCAGGGTGATCCATTAGGCGCGCTAAACGATAATGCAGCTATAGAGAGCGAGATCAATTGCGAACCTGTAGATGAGACAGTTGATCCATGTGAAATAAGTAACAATAACAGTATTTATACCGATCAACCGATTTTATTCAAAGGACAGCGCTCGGCAACGTTTGACGATTCTACACAACTCAATAAGAGCATGCAACGGTCGGAAACTATGCCCATGACCAGCACAGCCACATCAGGATTTGGAAGTTTGGGGTCaacattaaaatttaattttgg cCCCAGtctcacaggaaaaaaatcgAATGAAATTATACAAAGTGGAATCAGCAGCATAAAAAGTGCTGCCAGCTCAGTAGCAAAAAAATTAGATGATATCAAGGAAGCCATATCGGCAAATACAACGCCTGTAAAGACTGGTACCGGTTTGAACAGCACGATAGAGAGAAATGCCCATGGTTCAGAAAACGATCTTCATCAACACGACGATACGACGATGACATTAAATGGCAACCGTTCAAGGCGTGTGTCTAGTGAATTTGATCTTTGGGGACGTTTTAGCGAATCGCGAAAATCCAGTTACAATAATTTAGTTCCCTTGGGTGAGAATGCTACATCCACTAGCAGCCTAAATGCATATCCAACATTTCCGGACAACATTTATCCTATTATTATAGAG ggAAGAGAGCCAGCTGTAGATGTTTTAATAGAAATAACATCTTGTTCGCAATGCCACAATTGTTCAGTACTCTTATATGACGAAGACGTTATGGCAGGATGGTCGGCGGAAGATTCTAATTTGAACACCACATGTAATGCATGTAGCAAAGTGACAGTGCCATTTTTGAATGTGCAAATAATTTCGAAAGATCAAAATCACGACCATCGAGAAGACAAATCTTCACCGCGTACGTCTTCAAAGAATCAACAGGATATGATAAGCGTGCCATATTTAAATCCGCTCGTATTACGGAAAGAATTAGAAAACATCCTAAGTGAAGAAGGAGATCTGGCACtaactaaaacaaaatttgttgAGGAACATCCTATTATATATTGGAACTTAGTATGGTTCATGGATCGGATTGATGTTAACACTCATCTTGCAAATCTTGTTCTACCCAATCAA GAGGATGACAAAGCCGATCCTTTAAGTAatgtaaaatcaattgaagtCCATTGCTTGTGGGACAATCCTAGACTTCATTCTGAGGCAGGACCGGCAATGTATATGTTGTGGCGTCAAAATCAACCTGATAGTACGTTATTGAAAGCTCTACTCACTGATCAAACGTCGATTAATCGATC AGTGATGCAACAAATAATAGCCTCTATTCGTTGCAACGATTTGTTAACTCCGGTAAAACGATTAGCCAATGAGAGACAAAAGCTAAAACATCGAGGTGTTGACAGAACGCACTCAATTTACCGCGACATGTTATTTCTAGCATTCGTCGAGATAGGCAGGGCTGATATCGATCTTATATCGTTTCATCGTGAATATGCTGCGGTATTCGATAAATTGACTGAGAAGGAATGTAACACATTTTACCGTAGTCAGGATCTGCCACCGTCGTCTACGGCCATATTTTGTCGTGTTTACTTCAAACCGCTGCTTTTGCCCTGA